A window from Phaeocystidibacter marisrubri encodes these proteins:
- a CDS encoding MbnP family protein: protein MKRFSLLVAALAVALTLSSCKKEDVNNNDDNSSGTATLVVDFNYVWAMSSQPFEMNRALYHPISGDSLTFTTFKHYISNVKLVKSDNSTWDATESYHLLDLSNDASTAVTFTDVPTGDYTGIEITFGVDSLRNVSGAQTGALDPANGMFWSWNSGYIMIKAEGTSPQSASGPFGYHIGGFQGANNVVVTRSFNFPNSETYALGKDETMTVVMLANPARLWHTYGSVSNGETIHMPGTEATQMAEDFNVWTQLDEVF from the coding sequence ATGAAACGCTTTTCGCTTCTCGTAGCGGCATTGGCCGTTGCATTAACGCTGTCGTCTTGTAAAAAGGAAGACGTTAACAACAATGACGATAATTCATCTGGAACAGCTACCCTTGTAGTTGACTTCAATTACGTTTGGGCAATGTCTAGTCAGCCCTTCGAAATGAACCGTGCGCTCTACCATCCCATCAGTGGAGACTCGCTCACCTTTACCACTTTCAAGCACTACATCAGCAATGTAAAATTGGTAAAGAGCGACAACAGTACGTGGGATGCAACGGAGAGCTATCACCTCTTAGACCTTTCAAATGATGCTTCCACGGCAGTAACCTTCACAGATGTTCCAACAGGAGACTACACCGGCATTGAAATCACCTTTGGCGTAGACAGTCTCCGCAATGTGAGTGGGGCACAAACGGGTGCGTTAGACCCTGCAAACGGCATGTTCTGGAGCTGGAATTCTGGATACATCATGATCAAGGCAGAAGGCACAAGTCCTCAATCGGCATCAGGACCGTTTGGCTACCACATTGGCGGCTTTCAGGGGGCTAACAACGTAGTGGTTACACGCTCGTTTAACTTCCCAAATAGCGAGACATACGCTTTGGGCAAGGATGAAACAATGACCGTTGTGATGTTGGCGAATCCCGCTCGTTTATGGCACACTTACGGAAGTGTTTCCAACGGTGAAACCATCCATATGCCAGGAACAGAGGCTACACAAATGGCCGAAGACTTCAATGTCTGGACTCAATTAGATGAAGTATTTTAA
- a CDS encoding cytochrome-c peroxidase: MRILRRYFYALLIAVGSALFAFSCSYEEPVDRFSFSPPSSFPPFAYNNSDNPITEAGVQLGRMLFYENALSLDSSINCSSCHIQSHAFSDPGETFSTGVNGKIGKRNAPALFNVGWSPTFMWDGGIVHLDVMPLAPITDSLEMNLNMMVAIHRIQANKRYRMAFQQAFGSDTVTSQRLFYALSQFMMTMVSNRSKYDEHLISHTELNGSEERGYQLFQTHCSSCHAEPLLSDFSYANNGLDSVYSDLGRGRITLNPADNGKFKVPSLRNIELTYPYMHDGRFNTLQEVVEHYSHGVQTTNADPRLEDPLNLSIKEKEDLLAFLYTLTDHKFIQDSKFSAP, encoded by the coding sequence ATGAGAATTCTACGAAGATATTTTTACGCACTCCTCATCGCGGTGGGGAGTGCTCTCTTTGCCTTCTCTTGCAGCTATGAAGAGCCCGTAGATCGATTCTCATTCTCGCCTCCATCTTCCTTTCCTCCATTCGCCTATAACAATTCTGACAACCCCATTACGGAAGCAGGTGTCCAATTGGGAAGAATGCTCTTTTATGAGAACGCTCTCAGCTTAGATAGCTCTATCAACTGCTCCAGCTGTCACATTCAATCCCATGCATTCTCTGATCCAGGAGAAACATTCAGTACAGGTGTGAACGGAAAGATAGGCAAGCGAAATGCCCCAGCTCTTTTCAATGTTGGATGGTCGCCTACATTTATGTGGGATGGAGGAATTGTTCACTTGGATGTAATGCCGCTTGCCCCCATCACAGATTCGCTCGAAATGAATCTGAATATGATGGTCGCCATTCATCGAATCCAAGCGAATAAGAGATATCGCATGGCTTTCCAACAAGCATTTGGTTCAGACACTGTGACGAGCCAAAGACTATTCTATGCCCTTTCACAGTTCATGATGACAATGGTGAGCAATCGCTCAAAATACGATGAACACCTCATCAGCCACACAGAACTTAACGGTTCCGAGGAAAGGGGCTACCAACTCTTTCAAACACATTGCTCTTCATGCCATGCTGAACCGTTGCTTTCCGACTTTAGCTATGCGAACAATGGTCTAGATTCTGTTTATTCCGATTTGGGAAGAGGTCGAATTACACTGAACCCGGCAGACAACGGAAAATTCAAGGTTCCCAGCTTGCGGAACATTGAACTCACTTACCCGTATATGCATGACGGTAGATTCAACACCTTGCAAGAGGTTGTGGAGCATTACAGTCATGGTGTTCAAACAACCAATGCCGACCCTAGATTGGAAGATCCGCTGAATTTATCGATAAAAGAAAAGGAAGACCTGTTGGCCTTCCTTTACACGTTGACGGATCACAAATTTATCCAAGACTCAAAGTTCAGTGCACCTTAA
- a CDS encoding nucleotide pyrophosphohydrolase, producing the protein MKPLESLQATVDAWIQNHGVRYFNELTNMAQLTEEVGEVARIIARRYGEQSEKESDKAKDLGEELSDVLFVLLCLANQTDTDLQEAFDKKMDVKTKRDHDRHQNNEKLK; encoded by the coding sequence ATGAAACCACTAGAATCTCTTCAAGCTACAGTAGACGCTTGGATTCAGAACCACGGCGTTCGCTATTTCAACGAATTGACCAACATGGCTCAACTCACCGAAGAGGTGGGCGAAGTAGCGCGAATTATCGCCAGGCGATACGGCGAACAAAGCGAGAAGGAAAGCGATAAAGCCAAGGATCTTGGTGAAGAACTTTCTGATGTGCTCTTCGTGCTTTTGTGCCTGGCGAACCAGACAGATACGGATTTACAAGAGGCTTTTGACAAGAAGATGGATGTGAAGACGAAAAGAGATCACGACCGTCATCAAAACAATGAGAAGTTGAAGTGA
- the dtd gene encoding D-aminoacyl-tRNA deacylase, protein MRVLLQRVNEASVTIDGNVHSSIEKGMLILLGVEEDDTEEDANWLCSKLAKLRIYPDSEGVMNRSIVEVGGDFLVVSQFTLHASYKKGNRPSYIRAARPEKATALYEYFLDRLWHDTDRPVKSGVFGADMKVSLINDGPVTIWMDSKNKE, encoded by the coding sequence ATGCGAGTTCTTCTTCAGCGCGTAAACGAGGCCAGTGTTACCATTGATGGGAATGTTCACTCTTCCATCGAAAAGGGTATGCTGATTCTTTTGGGAGTTGAAGAGGACGATACCGAAGAAGATGCCAATTGGCTCTGTTCTAAGCTGGCAAAGCTTCGGATTTATCCCGATTCGGAAGGGGTAATGAACCGATCCATTGTTGAGGTAGGTGGAGATTTTCTGGTGGTGAGCCAGTTCACGCTGCACGCCTCTTACAAGAAGGGAAATCGTCCCAGTTACATACGAGCAGCTCGCCCTGAGAAAGCAACGGCCTTGTACGAGTATTTCTTAGACCGCCTATGGCACGATACGGATCGACCTGTAAAGTCGGGTGTATTTGGAGCTGATATGAAGGTGAGCTTGATCAATGATGGTCCTGTTACCATATGGATGGACAGCAAGAACAAAGAATAA
- a CDS encoding 5'-nucleotidase, lipoprotein e(P4) family produces the protein MHNTLKRYSVIALAAITLAACKTQPQTVKESADNFKARITQQNVDATMWFNTSAEAHYIFLQTYNYATERLNMAVTKSADGKPTAIIVDLDETVLDNSPYQLRRIVEGEGYSEGSWNEWVNSASAKALPGALEFALHCQNRGVEIFYISNRSEELLIPTLANLKNLGFPFADEDHVYLKVGDESDKSFRRERVESTYNVLLYLGDNLRDFREDFVERRADFGKDLTTQLSTEMFERYILFPNPMYGQWEVPYAAGDSEEEANKKASLIEQLSTEEGE, from the coding sequence ATGCATAACACTTTGAAGCGTTATTCAGTAATCGCATTGGCAGCTATCACATTGGCTGCGTGTAAAACTCAACCGCAAACCGTTAAAGAGTCGGCTGACAATTTCAAGGCGCGAATCACTCAACAGAATGTAGACGCCACCATGTGGTTCAATACATCGGCGGAAGCACATTATATCTTCCTTCAAACGTACAATTACGCCACAGAGAGACTTAATATGGCGGTGACGAAATCAGCGGATGGAAAACCAACCGCTATTATCGTTGACCTGGATGAAACGGTACTCGACAACTCTCCATATCAACTTCGACGCATTGTAGAAGGGGAGGGATATTCCGAAGGTTCTTGGAACGAGTGGGTGAACTCAGCAAGTGCTAAAGCATTGCCAGGCGCACTGGAATTCGCCCTTCATTGCCAGAATAGAGGCGTGGAGATTTTTTACATCAGCAATCGCTCTGAGGAACTTTTGATTCCTACACTGGCGAACTTGAAGAATTTGGGATTTCCGTTTGCCGATGAAGATCACGTTTACTTGAAGGTAGGCGATGAATCCGATAAGTCATTTAGAAGAGAGCGCGTAGAAAGTACCTACAATGTTCTTCTGTATTTGGGCGATAACCTTAGAGATTTCAGAGAGGATTTTGTGGAGAGAAGAGCCGATTTCGGGAAGGATCTGACCACTCAGCTATCTACCGAAATGTTTGAGCGTTACATTCTTTTCCCGAACCCAATGTACGGTCAATGGGAAGTTCCATACGCAGCTGGCGATTCAGAAGAGGAGGCCAATAAAAAGGCATCTCTTATCGAACAACTTTCTACAGAAGAAGGCGAATAA
- the rsgA gene encoding ribosome small subunit-dependent GTPase A produces the protein MTGTVVRSTGSWYVVRFEDGSTMDCRIKGKFRIQGIRSTNPVAVGDVVEVEPEEERGVITEIHDRRNYIVRRSVNLSKKTHILAANLDQAILVVTVAQPKTLYGFIDRFLATCEAYDVPAVMVFNKVDIYDEDQMAELDYMEAAYGRAGYETLETSAIEGFNIDAFEELLKGKTSLIAGHSGVGKSTLINRVEPDLDLRTNRISDAHGQGQHTTTFAEMFPLSIGGDIIDTPGIRGFGLIDMEKEEIGDYFPEIFELKGECKFHNCLHLEEPGCAVKEALDNGKLAPTRYQSYFWMVTGNEDDNPYRQDNYA, from the coding sequence ATGACGGGTACAGTAGTTCGCAGTACGGGAAGTTGGTATGTGGTTCGTTTTGAAGACGGATCTACCATGGATTGCCGTATTAAAGGCAAGTTTAGAATACAGGGTATTCGCAGTACGAATCCTGTAGCCGTAGGTGATGTGGTTGAGGTAGAGCCCGAAGAAGAAAGAGGGGTGATTACCGAGATTCACGATCGCCGAAATTACATCGTGAGAAGGTCGGTTAACCTCTCCAAGAAAACGCACATTCTTGCTGCGAATTTGGATCAGGCCATTCTAGTGGTAACCGTTGCTCAGCCCAAAACTCTTTACGGTTTCATTGATCGTTTTTTAGCCACTTGTGAGGCGTATGACGTTCCTGCCGTAATGGTTTTCAATAAGGTTGATATTTACGACGAAGACCAAATGGCCGAGCTCGATTATATGGAAGCGGCGTACGGTAGAGCGGGGTATGAAACTCTGGAGACCAGCGCAATTGAAGGCTTTAATATTGATGCTTTCGAAGAGCTTTTGAAAGGGAAAACTTCTTTGATTGCAGGTCATTCTGGGGTTGGGAAGAGTACCTTGATTAACCGAGTAGAACCTGATTTGGATTTGCGAACTAATCGCATATCCGATGCTCACGGTCAGGGTCAGCACACCACTACATTTGCCGAGATGTTTCCGCTTTCCATTGGCGGAGATATTATCGACACACCGGGCATCCGTGGGTTTGGCCTAATCGATATGGAGAAGGAGGAAATAGGGGATTACTTTCCTGAAATCTTTGAATTGAAAGGGGAATGTAAGTTTCACAATTGCCTCCATCTAGAAGAACCGGGATGTGCGGTGAAAGAAGCCCTAGATAATGGTAAATTGGCGCCAACCAGGTATCAAAGTTACTTTTGGATGGTGACTGGAAATGAAGATGACAATCCTTACAGACAAGACAATTATGCATAA